In Thauera sedimentorum, a single genomic region encodes these proteins:
- a CDS encoding exo-beta-N-acetylmuramidase NamZ family protein, with product MTRTLFGLDRLIADPALRRPLAGRRVALLAHPASVTADLTHALDALAALPDLHLTAAFGPQHGLRGDKQDNMIESPDFVDPLHGIPVFSLYGEVRRPTDAMMSSFDVLLVDLQDLGCRIYTFITTLRYVLEAAAQHGKSVWVLDRPNPAGRPVEGTLLRPGWESFVGAGPLPMRHGLTMGELAHWFVAELGLDVDLQVITMAGWQPGAAPGHGWPLGERSWVNPSPNAPNLWMARCYAGTVMLEGTTLSEGRGTTRPLELFGAPDLDARALLAEMHALAPQWLAGCRLRECWFEPTFHKHAGKLCNGVHIHVEDGAYDHAAFRPWRLQALAFKALRRLAPDYPLWRDFPYEYEHDRLAIDLINGSPLLREWVDDAAAEAGDLEALASADEAAWREASAPFLRYPM from the coding sequence ATGACCCGTACCCTCTTCGGCCTGGACCGCCTGATCGCCGACCCCGCCCTGCGCCGCCCGCTGGCCGGCCGCCGCGTCGCCCTGCTCGCCCATCCGGCCTCGGTCACCGCGGACCTGACCCATGCGCTCGACGCCCTCGCCGCCCTGCCCGACCTGCACCTCACCGCAGCCTTCGGCCCCCAGCACGGCCTGCGCGGCGACAAGCAGGACAACATGATCGAATCGCCGGATTTCGTCGATCCGCTGCATGGCATCCCGGTGTTCAGCCTCTACGGCGAAGTGCGCCGGCCCACCGACGCGATGATGTCCAGCTTCGACGTGCTGCTCGTCGACCTGCAGGACCTCGGCTGCCGCATCTACACCTTCATCACCACCCTGCGCTACGTGCTGGAGGCCGCCGCCCAACACGGCAAGTCGGTGTGGGTGCTCGACCGCCCCAACCCGGCCGGCCGGCCGGTGGAAGGCACGCTCTTGCGCCCGGGCTGGGAGAGCTTCGTCGGCGCCGGCCCCTTGCCGATGCGCCACGGCCTCACCATGGGCGAACTCGCCCACTGGTTCGTCGCCGAACTCGGGCTGGACGTGGACCTGCAGGTCATAACCATGGCCGGCTGGCAGCCGGGTGCGGCACCCGGCCACGGCTGGCCGCTGGGCGAACGCAGCTGGGTGAACCCCAGCCCCAACGCGCCCAACCTGTGGATGGCACGCTGCTACGCCGGCACGGTGATGCTGGAAGGCACCACGCTGTCGGAAGGGCGCGGCACCACCCGCCCGCTAGAACTGTTCGGCGCACCCGACCTCGACGCCCGCGCCCTGCTCGCCGAGATGCACGCCCTGGCCCCACAGTGGCTGGCCGGCTGCCGGCTGCGCGAATGCTGGTTCGAACCCACCTTTCACAAGCACGCCGGCAAGCTGTGCAACGGCGTGCACATCCATGTGGAGGACGGCGCCTACGACCACGCCGCCTTCCGCCCCTGGCGCCTGCAGGCGCTGGCCTTCAAGGCGCTGCGCCGGCTGGCGCCGGACTACCCGCTGTGGCGCGACTTCCCCTACGAGTACGAGCACGACCGCCTGGCGATCGACCTGATCAACGGTAGCCCGCTGCTGCGCGAATGGGTGGACGATGCGGCCGCCGAAGCAGGCGACCTGGAGGCCCTGGCCAGCGCCGACGAAGCCGCCTGGCGCGAAGCCAGCGCCCCCTTCCTGCGCTACCCCATGTAG
- a CDS encoding SulP family inorganic anion transporter, which yields MEFSFGKAGLRGDLFGGLTAGVVALPLALAFGVASGAGAAAGLYGAIALGLLAALFGGTRMQISGPTGPMTVVFASTLVAVGGNLSLAMAAVLVGGLGQILLGAVKAGGLVRFIPYPVVSGFMSGIGVIIILLQIAPLLGAQPLSAPFKALLALPATLSAVNGQAFLLAFLTLVIVFRTPMRVSRIVPAPLVALIAMTVLSVVAGFEVPVIGEIPMGLPDLVLPQFSIDTWTTVLVLGFTLAMLGSIDSLLTSLVADSITRTRHESNRELFGQGLGNILCAFVGGLPGAGATMRTVVNIKAGGSGRLSGVVHALFLLALLLGAAPLATQIPLAVLAGILIKVGMDILDYRLLKLLRTAPRTDVAVMAAVFVLTVFVDLIVAVGAGVVLSMGLIIHQLIGQASFKVAPDEEPAAAEAGPGSTMRGGVRVLEVAGPFFFGSTSRLLDRVDQVLGTRAVVFDCSRVPFMDLSAVFTLEEMIEGLKAQDIAAFVVVPPAIRAQLAALGAPSLPEHILYDDYAPAKAAAREVADGPRRLT from the coding sequence ATGGAGTTCTCTTTCGGCAAGGCCGGATTGCGCGGCGACCTGTTCGGCGGGCTCACCGCCGGCGTGGTGGCGCTGCCGCTGGCGCTGGCGTTCGGCGTGGCCTCCGGCGCGGGTGCGGCCGCCGGGCTGTATGGCGCGATCGCGCTGGGTCTGCTGGCTGCGCTGTTCGGCGGCACGCGGATGCAGATTTCCGGCCCCACCGGGCCGATGACCGTGGTGTTCGCTTCCACCCTGGTGGCGGTGGGCGGCAATCTGTCGCTGGCCATGGCGGCGGTGCTGGTCGGCGGCCTGGGGCAGATCCTGCTCGGCGCGGTCAAGGCCGGCGGGCTGGTGCGCTTCATTCCCTATCCGGTGGTGTCCGGCTTCATGAGCGGCATCGGGGTGATCATCATCCTGCTGCAGATCGCTCCGCTGCTCGGCGCGCAGCCGCTGTCCGCGCCGTTCAAGGCCCTGCTGGCGCTGCCGGCGACGCTGTCGGCGGTCAACGGCCAGGCCTTCCTGCTCGCCTTCCTCACCCTGGTGATCGTGTTCCGCACGCCGATGCGGGTCAGCCGCATCGTGCCGGCGCCGCTGGTGGCGCTGATCGCCATGACCGTGCTGTCGGTGGTGGCCGGTTTCGAGGTGCCGGTGATCGGCGAGATCCCGATGGGCCTGCCGGACCTGGTGCTGCCGCAGTTCTCCATCGATACCTGGACCACGGTGCTGGTACTGGGCTTCACCCTGGCCATGCTGGGCAGCATAGACAGCCTGCTGACCTCGCTGGTGGCCGACTCCATCACCCGCACCCGCCACGAATCCAACCGCGAGCTGTTCGGCCAGGGCCTGGGCAACATCCTGTGCGCCTTCGTCGGCGGCCTGCCGGGGGCGGGCGCCACCATGCGCACCGTGGTCAACATCAAGGCCGGCGGCAGCGGACGGCTGTCGGGCGTGGTGCATGCGCTGTTCCTGCTCGCCCTGCTGCTGGGCGCCGCGCCGCTGGCCACGCAGATCCCGCTGGCGGTGCTGGCCGGCATCCTCATCAAGGTGGGCATGGACATCCTCGACTACCGCCTGCTCAAGCTCCTGCGCACCGCGCCGCGTACCGACGTGGCGGTGATGGCGGCGGTGTTCGTGCTCACCGTGTTCGTGGACCTGATCGTCGCGGTCGGTGCCGGCGTGGTGCTGTCGATGGGACTGATCATCCACCAGCTGATCGGCCAGGCGAGCTTCAAGGTGGCGCCGGACGAGGAGCCGGCCGCGGCCGAGGCCGGCCCGGGCAGCACGATGCGCGGCGGCGTGCGGGTGCTGGAGGTGGCGGGGCCCTTCTTCTTCGGCTCCACCAGCCGCCTGCTCGACCGGGTCGACCAGGTGCTGGGCACGCGCGCGGTGGTGTTCGACTGCAGCCGGGTGCCCTTCATGGACCTGTCGGCGGTGTTTACCCTGGAGGAGATGATCGAGGGCCTGAAGGCGCAGGACATCGCCGCCTTCGTGGTGGTGCCGCCGGCGATCCGCGCGCAGCTCGCCGCGCTGGGCGCCCCGAGCCTGCCGGAGCACATCCTCTACGACGACTACGCCCCGGCCAAGGCGGCCGCGCGCGAAGTGGCTGACGGTCCGCGGCGGCTGACATGA
- a CDS encoding thioredoxin family protein: protein MACIEITGENFEQIINDNPIVFLDFWATWCGPCKSFGPVFEAAAEANPDIVFGKIDTDAQQELASVFGIRSVPTLAVIRERIMVFRESGAIPANALQHIVDGARNLDMDEVRAEIAAQQTGQQQD, encoded by the coding sequence ATGGCCTGCATTGAAATCACCGGCGAGAACTTCGAACAGATCATCAACGACAACCCGATCGTGTTCCTCGACTTCTGGGCCACCTGGTGCGGGCCGTGCAAGAGCTTCGGCCCGGTCTTCGAGGCCGCCGCCGAGGCCAACCCGGACATCGTCTTCGGCAAGATCGACACCGACGCGCAGCAGGAGTTGGCCTCGGTGTTCGGCATCCGCTCGGTCCCCACGCTGGCGGTGATCCGTGAGCGCATCATGGTGTTCCGCGAATCCGGTGCGATTCCCGCCAACGCCCTGCAGCACATCGTGGATGGTGCGCGCAATCTCGACATGGACGAGGTGCGCGCCGAGATCGCTGCACAACAGACCGGGCAGCAGCAGGACTGA
- a CDS encoding LysR family transcriptional regulator produces MELRHLRYFVAVAETLSFTRAAERLHIGQPPLSMQIRDLEAELGARLFERSRRKVALTEAGRRFLEHARAILARAAHAAEDARRAAAGEVGELRVGFTSSLPYTEIMPDLLSAFRRRHPEVRLQLRELFTTAQFAALAEGELDVGLVRVGADAAPPGIALRELAREPLLLVMPAAHRLAQRASVGFAELAEEEFITFPPGTGTGLPDMLQQLARAAGFVPRIVQTAREATTQIGLVAAGLGLALLPAPLACVRIPRVRYLPLSDGGADFPLSVAWPDREPPAVTARFLEVLDEVCAAARNGRP; encoded by the coding sequence ATGGAACTGCGCCACCTGCGCTACTTCGTCGCCGTTGCCGAGACCCTGAGCTTTACCCGCGCGGCCGAGCGCCTGCACATCGGCCAGCCGCCGCTGTCCATGCAGATCCGCGACCTCGAGGCGGAACTGGGCGCCCGCCTGTTCGAACGCTCGCGGCGCAAGGTGGCGCTCACCGAGGCCGGGCGGCGTTTCCTGGAGCACGCGCGGGCCATCCTGGCGCGTGCCGCACATGCGGCCGAGGACGCGCGCCGCGCCGCGGCCGGCGAGGTGGGCGAGCTGCGGGTCGGCTTCACCTCTTCGCTGCCCTACACCGAGATCATGCCGGACCTGTTGTCGGCCTTCCGCCGCCGCCATCCGGAAGTCCGCCTGCAACTGCGCGAACTGTTCACCACCGCGCAGTTCGCCGCGCTGGCCGAAGGCGAGCTGGACGTGGGCCTGGTGCGGGTGGGCGCCGACGCGGCGCCGCCGGGCATTGCGCTGCGCGAACTGGCGCGCGAACCGCTGCTGCTGGTCATGCCCGCCGCCCACCGCCTGGCACAGCGCGCGTCGGTGGGCTTTGCCGAGCTGGCGGAGGAGGAGTTCATCACCTTTCCGCCCGGTACCGGCACCGGCCTGCCGGACATGCTGCAGCAACTGGCGCGCGCGGCGGGCTTCGTGCCCCGCATCGTGCAGACCGCGCGCGAAGCCACCACCCAGATCGGCCTGGTGGCCGCCGGCCTGGGCCTGGCGCTGCTGCCCGCGCCGCTGGCCTGCGTGCGCATCCCGCGGGTGCGATACCTGCCGCTGAGCGATGGCGGCGCGGACTTCCCGCTCTCGGTCGCCTGGCCGGACCGCGAGCCGCCGGCGGTGACCGCACGCTTCCTGGAGGTGCTGGACGAGGTCTGCGCCGCGGCGCGAAACGGCCGTCCGTAG
- a CDS encoding MFS transporter, whose protein sequence is MFVGGFATFAMLYGTQPILPLLSSEFAVSPARASLSVSAGTGALALALIPASVLSDRYGRSRVMNAALALAALLALAAAFVGSFDQLLVLRALLGLALAGLPAAAMAWLGEEIAPNAQGRAMGLYIAGNALGGMSGRFLAALLTDFTHWRIGLGVLGVLGLAAALAFWRWLPASRHFQARAATPRRILGDVAAIYRDAGLPWLFLTAFVIMGAFVGLYNYLGFRLHDAPFGLGQTAIGAVFLLYLVGTFASAWAGRLADRIGRHNVLWIMTLVMAAGLALTVSDHLPVLIMGVGIFTFGYFATHTAASSWVGKRAGERRALAAALYLCSYYFGSSVLGTLGGFAWSAGRWPGMVAMLLACTAAAFAVALYLRRLGSAAAEG, encoded by the coding sequence CTGTTCGTCGGCGGCTTCGCCACCTTCGCCATGCTGTACGGCACCCAGCCCATCCTGCCCCTGCTGTCCAGCGAGTTCGCGGTGAGCCCGGCGCGCGCCAGCCTGTCGGTATCGGCCGGCACCGGCGCGCTGGCGCTGGCGCTGATTCCCGCCAGCGTGCTGTCCGACCGCTACGGCCGCAGCCGGGTGATGAATGCGGCGCTGGCCTTGGCGGCCCTGCTCGCGCTGGCTGCCGCCTTCGTCGGCAGCTTCGATCAGTTACTGGTGCTGCGCGCCCTGCTCGGCCTGGCCCTGGCCGGCCTGCCGGCTGCGGCGATGGCCTGGCTGGGCGAGGAGATCGCCCCCAACGCGCAGGGCCGCGCGATGGGCCTGTACATCGCCGGCAACGCGCTCGGCGGCATGAGCGGACGCTTCCTCGCCGCGCTGCTGACCGACTTCACCCACTGGCGGATCGGGCTGGGGGTGCTGGGCGTACTCGGCCTCGCGGCGGCGCTGGCCTTCTGGCGCTGGCTGCCGGCCTCGCGCCATTTCCAGGCGCGGGCGGCCACGCCGCGGCGCATCCTCGGCGACGTGGCGGCGATCTACCGCGACGCCGGCCTGCCCTGGCTCTTCCTCACCGCCTTCGTGATCATGGGTGCCTTCGTCGGGCTCTACAACTACCTGGGCTTCCGGCTGCACGATGCGCCCTTCGGGCTCGGGCAGACCGCGATCGGCGCCGTCTTCCTGCTCTACCTGGTGGGAACCTTCGCCTCCGCCTGGGCCGGGCGGCTCGCCGACCGCATCGGCCGGCACAACGTGCTGTGGATCATGACCCTGGTGATGGCCGCCGGACTGGCGCTCACGGTCAGCGACCATCTGCCGGTGCTGATCATGGGCGTGGGCATCTTCACCTTCGGCTATTTCGCCACCCACACCGCCGCCAGCAGCTGGGTCGGCAAGCGTGCCGGCGAGCGCCGCGCCCTGGCTGCCGCGCTCTACCTGTGCAGCTACTACTTCGGCAGCAGCGTGCTCGGCACCCTGGGCGGGTTCGCCTGGAGCGCCGGACGCTGGCCGGGCATGGTGGCCATGCTGCTCGCCTGCACCGCGGCGGCCTTTGCGGTGGCGCTCTACCTGCGGCGCCTGGGGTCTGCCGCGGCCGAAGGCTGA
- a CDS encoding DUF4124 domain-containing protein, which produces MSAPVLPTAALLLALCWNTSASAQIYRCVDPANGHTSFTDQPCPPGQTAAEIAVPEPNTVDSSGAREQALLREMEALRERVRAAEEARVQRSEADLQAERVDSFACSQAQRAYELEAGALKQNEAAIEAKRAAMYGACGLREPDRLEIEQKIIVPRTVRRPLWHDDPPRYPEPPPPRFTGRERVPATEPELRPQILQR; this is translated from the coding sequence ATGTCTGCCCCTGTCCTGCCCACCGCCGCCCTGCTTCTGGCACTGTGCTGGAACACCTCCGCCAGCGCACAGATCTACCGATGCGTGGACCCGGCCAACGGCCACACCAGCTTCACCGACCAGCCCTGCCCGCCCGGCCAGACCGCCGCCGAGATCGCGGTACCGGAACCCAACACGGTGGATAGCAGCGGCGCCCGCGAGCAGGCCCTGCTGCGCGAGATGGAGGCACTGCGCGAGCGGGTGCGCGCGGCCGAGGAAGCGCGGGTGCAGCGTTCGGAAGCCGACCTGCAGGCCGAGCGTGTCGACAGCTTCGCCTGCAGCCAGGCGCAACGCGCCTATGAACTGGAGGCGGGGGCGCTGAAGCAGAACGAGGCGGCGATCGAAGCCAAGCGGGCGGCCATGTACGGCGCCTGCGGACTGCGCGAGCCCGACCGGCTGGAGATCGAGCAGAAGATCATCGTGCCGCGCACCGTGCGGCGGCCGCTCTGGCACGACGACCCGCCGCGCTACCCGGAACCGCCCCCGCCCCGTTTCACCGGGCGCGAGCGCGTGCCGGCCACCGAACCGGAGCTGCGCCCGCAGATCCTCCAGCGCTGA
- a CDS encoding TIGR00730 family Rossman fold protein: MTDTSTPSALKSLCVYCGSSTGRIEAYADAARALAATMVARGIRLVYGGASLGIMGVVADEVLRLGGEAVGVIPESLMRKELAHAGLTEMHVTPSMHARKTLMAELADGFVALPGGIGTFEEIFEVWTWGQLGFHRKPCGLLNVAGYYDSLIAFLDHAADEQFVRAEHRAMAVVESDPAALLDRFAAYQPPALPKWVGRGET; encoded by the coding sequence ATGACCGACACCAGCACTCCGTCTGCCCTCAAAAGTCTCTGCGTCTATTGCGGCTCCAGCACTGGCCGGATCGAAGCCTATGCCGATGCTGCCCGCGCGCTGGCCGCGACCATGGTCGCGCGCGGCATCCGCCTGGTGTATGGTGGGGCCAGCTTGGGGATCATGGGCGTGGTGGCCGACGAGGTGCTGCGCCTGGGCGGCGAGGCGGTGGGGGTGATTCCCGAGTCGCTGATGCGCAAGGAACTGGCCCATGCGGGCCTGACCGAGATGCACGTCACCCCGTCTATGCACGCGCGCAAGACACTGATGGCGGAACTGGCCGACGGCTTCGTGGCGTTGCCGGGCGGCATCGGCACCTTCGAGGAGATCTTCGAGGTGTGGACCTGGGGCCAGCTCGGTTTCCACCGCAAGCCCTGCGGCCTGCTCAATGTGGCGGGCTACTACGACTCGCTGATCGCCTTCCTCGACCATGCGGCGGACGAGCAGTTCGTGCGCGCCGAACACCGTGCGATGGCGGTGGTCGAGTCCGACCCCGCGGCCCTGCTCGATCGCTTCGCGGCCTACCAGCCGCCCGCGCTGCCCAAGTGGGTCGGGCGCGGCGAGACCTGA